In Bubalus kerabau isolate K-KA32 ecotype Philippines breed swamp buffalo chromosome 4, PCC_UOA_SB_1v2, whole genome shotgun sequence, one DNA window encodes the following:
- the TMEM252 gene encoding transmembrane protein 252: protein MQNRTCLVLCAFALLTGFLMICLGAFFISSASLFNCQGNLTLAYLLLPLGFVILLSGIFWSTYHQASESKGVFNRVLGQYHAQGALPLATVDRPGFYPPAYEESLAADKRACHTEQETSGAPPPPYTEMGVEFQDEDGAHPEAPPPYDESVADGVAAARPWQDAQRRSQEC, encoded by the exons ATGCAGAACAGAACCTGTCTAGTTCTCTGTGCCTTTGCCCTCCTGACGGGCTTCCTGATGATCTGCCTGGGGGCCTTCTTCATTTCCTCAGCCTCCCTGTTCAACTGCCAGGGGAACTTGACCCTGGCCTACTTGCTTCTGCCTCTGGGGTTTGTGATCCTTCTGAGTGGAATTTTCTGGAGCACCTACCACCAGGCCAGTGAAAGCAAAGGGGTTTTCAACCGTGTGCTTGGACAGTACCATGCTCAGGGGGCCCTGCCCCTGGCCACAGTGGACAG ACCAGGTTTTTACCCTCCAGCTTACGAAGAGAGTCTTGCTGCTGACAAGCGAGCCTGTCACACAGAGCAAGAGACCTCGGGTGCTCCTCCACCTCCGTACACTGAGATGGGCGTTGAATTTCAGGATGAAGATGGGGCCCACCCAGAGGCCCCACCACCCTATGACGAGTCTGTGGCAGACGGGGTGGCGGCAGCAAGGCCGTGGCAGGATGCTCAGAGGCGAAGCCAAGAGTGCTGA